A window of Methanosarcinales archaeon genomic DNA:
TGCATTGTGGAGTTCCATCTTAAAATCCTGGCACCAGTTAAAGATGCATTGTGTCATAGGAATGAATTCATCAGCGTCCTCGACAGACGTAATATCCAAAGGTACTATGTCCTTGATCATGTTCCATGCATGGTCCCACTTTTCCATGGCTTCGTCAACAGCTCTTCTTTCAATGCATTCATAGCCTTCCTGCATCTTATCGTCAATCATTTCCAGATTATAACAATCTGGCATGATCCTGTTCCACAGTTCAAGTATTGCAAGCCAGACGAAATCTTCGTCCAGGCGATTTACCAGGACCATATCATCATAGTAATGGTCTTCAGCCAGATCGCTCGCAGAAACATATCCTTCAACCTGTTTTTTGAATTGGTTTATATCAAAGTTAATGCTCATGGTACTTAATTTCGCGATTATGTCGCTGGCACTCATTTTTTTCAATTTGTCGCGAGTCCATAACTGGTCCATAAGGGTATCAATGTCTACTCCTTTGTTGAGAAAAGATTTCTTGAATGCTTCAAATTCAGTAGCATGCTTTGTTATGTACTCGTTGAAATTCGTCGGATATGGCATACCTGTACGTTGCAACCCCGATACTGGATTCTGTGTATTTGCAGTTGCAGGATTATTTTCTGCCCTCTTTATTTTCAAACAACAACGCTTGTATTTTAGTCCTGAACCGCATGGGCACGGATCGTTTCTACCTGGTTTAGATGTCATCTTGATCCACCACTTCTATTTTTACTGCTTGATGACTGCAAGGATATAATTGTTTATTTCCTTTTCTGCAGACTTTTTATT
This region includes:
- a CDS encoding SEC-C domain-containing protein; the protein is MTSKPGRNDPCPCGSGLKYKRCCLKIKRAENNPATANTQNPVSGLQRTGMPYPTNFNEYITKHATEFEAFKKSFLNKGVDIDTLMDQLWTRDKLKKMSASDIIAKLSTMSINFDINQFKKQVEGYVSASDLAEDHYYDDMVLVNRLDEDFVWLAILELWNRIMPDCYNLEMIDDKMQEGYECIERRAVDEAMEKWDHAWNMIKDIVPLDITSVEDADEFIPMTQCIFNWCQDFKMELHNAGLGNSAYFTKRIQFCHDFCQIFPDSNNSIIHNMLRAEAESYDSLGDVTTADRLFKELIERFPYNV